TCACACGACAGTGAGCAATTGTTTAGGTTCCTTATTTGTGCCATTACTAACTCGTAAACATAACAAATGTCGCATAATGTAATACTAATCTTTCCTTTCTATGCCTAATCATCTTCTCTTCTAGTTGCCGTTCTGTTTGGGCTGTACAACTGCATCGGAATACTGCTCGGTGACGTTGGATGCCTGATCGGTGGCATCCTGCAGATAGTGGCCGGATTTGTGGTGCTAGCAATAGAAGCACCATGTTGCTTCATATTTATAGACTATGTGCAACAGGCGGCGGAGAAGGCTGACCAGCGACCGTACTGGAACCGGGCGGCCCTGTACTGCATGTAAGAATTTTCCTGAGAATTATTATTTTCGTTCGTTATTAATAGGATTTTGTTGTATTGTAGAATTGCTATCCCTCCGGTGGTCCTGTGTCTGGGACTGGGAAGCCTCTTTGGCTGTGGGCTTATATTCGTTACCGGCATGCTGTACGGTATGATGGCGCTTGGCAAAAAGTAAGTAGACAATATTCCGATTAGGGAACGTTAGTACTTCGACAGTCGTCGTCACGGCggtgtaaaaatgtttcattacaCATCAACTATTTCTACAAAGGTTCATACGGAAATGTACATAATTTATCTATCAGTTAAATTTGTCATTACATCaatattgtataattttttggaattcaAACGTTTAAAGAAATTCAATTCATTTATCCCTTCTaacattgattgattgaatctATATACAGATTCATTAACAACTGTCAGATTATACTTAAATGCACGTCTCCTTTTTATCTTCTCCCTATTTCGGCATCGTgcgctactactactactactactactactaccacaacTACTGCGTATAATTCTACTACCAAACATAACAACTACAATTGCTTCTACTTACAATTCTACGAAtgtgaaaacaa
The DNA window shown above is from Anopheles funestus chromosome 3RL, idAnoFuneDA-416_04, whole genome shotgun sequence and carries:
- the LOC125768068 gene encoding calcium channel flower isoform X2 encodes the protein MSFAERLTTLMARPGQDNVPRDDVPWHLKYGGRAAGIVGGFFAVLFGLYNCIGILLGDVGCLIGGILQIVAGFVVLAIEAPCCFIFIDYVQQAAEKADQRPYWNRAALYCIIAIPPVVLCLGLGSLFGCGLIFVTGMLYGMMALGKKGSREDMAAMASPNAMSPVQGVPSTDQHSTLMEDPDSVVRGHASSGNNVAGSQLVR